Proteins from a genomic interval of Pseudomonas versuta:
- the mdoH gene encoding glucans biosynthesis glucosyltransferase MdoH, protein MSNAQARPDSLGEYLAHLPLNDEQRAELASCTSFAELHARLSAQTDIDAAEAAQASVGTRLNLSSAAELEEAEMLALDASGRVMLKATPPIRRTKVVPEPWRTNILVRGWRRLTGRSNPPKQQIDERVLPKARWRTVGSIRRYILLVLMLGQTIVAGWYMKGIMPYQGWAFVDLEEVLHQPLLQTAQQVLPYALQTSILILFGILFCWVSAGFWTALMGFLELLTGHDKYRISGKSAGNEPIPEQARTALVMPICNEDVTRVFAGLRATYESVAATGDLDRFDFFVLSDSNDPDICVAEQQAWLDVCRETEGFGRIFYRRRRRRVKRKSGNLDDFCRRWGGDYKYMVVLDADSVMSGECLTSLVRLMEATPDAGIIQTAPRASGMDTLYARMQQFATRVYGPLFTAGLHFWQLGESHYWGHNAIIRMQPFIEHCALAPLPGKGAFAGAILSHDFVEAALMRRAGWGVWIAYDLPGSYEELPPNLLDELKRDRRWCHGNLMNFRLFLVKGMHPVHRAVFLTGVMSYLSAPLWFFFLLLSTALLAVNTLMEPQYFMEPRQLYPLWPQWHPDKAVALFSTTIVLLFLPKLLSIILIWAKGAKEFGGKFKVTLSMLLEMLFSMLLAPVRMIFHTRFVLAAFLGWAATWNSPQRDDDSTPWSEAVRRHGPQTLLGAAWAALVLWLNPSFLWWLVPIVGSLMLSIPVSVISSRVKLGLKSRDESLFLIPEEYAPPRELSATAEYTHENRYRALHDGFVRAVVDPQQNALACGLATSRHREAEPIEWLRAERVRHAIKVGPQGLNNNERMALLSDPVALARLHELVWSEGHEDWLNAWRESVAADPHAPLLPLQPAA, encoded by the coding sequence ATGAGTAATGCTCAAGCCCGGCCAGACTCGCTCGGCGAGTATCTGGCGCATTTGCCACTGAACGATGAGCAGCGCGCCGAACTGGCGAGCTGCACCTCGTTCGCCGAGTTGCACGCGCGTTTGTCGGCACAGACCGACATCGATGCCGCCGAGGCCGCCCAGGCTTCGGTGGGCACGCGTCTGAACCTCAGTTCGGCAGCTGAACTCGAGGAAGCAGAAATGCTCGCCCTCGACGCCAGCGGCCGGGTGATGCTCAAGGCGACGCCGCCGATTCGTCGTACCAAAGTGGTACCCGAACCGTGGCGGACCAATATCCTGGTTCGTGGCTGGCGCCGTTTGACCGGGCGCAGCAACCCGCCCAAGCAACAAATCGACGAGCGCGTGCTGCCCAAGGCCCGCTGGCGTACGGTGGGTTCGATCCGCCGTTACATCCTGTTGGTCCTGATGTTGGGTCAAACCATCGTCGCCGGCTGGTACATGAAAGGCATCATGCCGTATCAGGGCTGGGCCTTCGTCGACCTCGAAGAAGTGCTGCACCAGCCGTTGCTGCAGACGGCGCAGCAAGTACTGCCCTATGCCTTGCAGACCAGCATCCTGATCTTGTTCGGGATTCTGTTCTGCTGGGTGTCGGCAGGTTTCTGGACGGCCCTGATGGGTTTTCTGGAACTGCTGACAGGGCATGACAAATACCGAATTTCCGGCAAAAGTGCCGGCAATGAGCCGATCCCGGAGCAGGCACGCACAGCGTTGGTCATGCCTATTTGTAACGAAGACGTAACCCGCGTGTTTGCGGGCTTGCGGGCTACCTACGAATCGGTCGCGGCCACGGGTGATCTGGATCGCTTCGACTTCTTTGTTCTGAGCGACAGCAACGACCCTGACATCTGCGTCGCCGAACAACAGGCCTGGCTGGATGTGTGCCGCGAAACAGAAGGCTTCGGGCGGATTTTCTATCGCCGTCGCCGTCGCCGTGTGAAACGTAAGAGCGGCAACCTGGACGACTTCTGTCGTCGCTGGGGCGGTGATTACAAGTACATGGTGGTGCTCGACGCAGACAGCGTCATGAGCGGCGAATGCCTGACCAGCCTGGTGCGCTTGATGGAAGCCACGCCAGACGCCGGCATTATCCAGACCGCGCCACGTGCGTCGGGCATGGACACTCTGTATGCGCGGATGCAGCAATTTGCGACGCGGGTATACGGGCCGCTGTTTACAGCCGGTTTGCACTTCTGGCAGCTGGGTGAATCCCACTACTGGGGCCACAACGCGATCATCCGCATGCAACCTTTTATCGAACACTGCGCCCTGGCGCCGTTGCCGGGTAAAGGGGCTTTTGCGGGGGCGATCCTGTCCCACGACTTCGTTGAAGCCGCATTGATGCGTCGTGCCGGTTGGGGCGTATGGATTGCCTACGACTTGCCGGGCAGCTATGAAGAACTGCCGCCAAACCTGCTGGACGAACTCAAGCGTGACCGTCGCTGGTGTCACGGCAACTTGATGAACTTCCGCCTGTTCCTGGTCAAGGGCATGCACCCGGTTCACCGTGCGGTGTTCCTGACGGGCGTGATGTCGTACCTGTCGGCGCCGTTGTGGTTCTTCTTCCTGCTGCTGTCGACGGCCCTGCTGGCGGTCAACACGCTGATGGAGCCGCAGTACTTCATGGAACCGCGCCAGCTTTATCCGCTGTGGCCACAATGGCACCCGGACAAGGCCGTGGCGCTGTTTTCGACCACCATCGTGCTGCTGTTCCTGCCTAAATTGCTCAGCATCATTCTGATCTGGGCCAAGGGCGCCAAAGAGTTTGGTGGCAAGTTCAAAGTCACGTTGTCGATGTTGCTGGAAATGCTGTTCTCGATGCTGCTGGCACCGGTGCGCATGATCTTCCACACCCGCTTTGTACTGGCTGCATTCCTTGGCTGGGCGGCGACCTGGAACTCGCCACAACGCGACGACGACTCCACGCCATGGAGCGAAGCCGTACGCCGGCATGGCCCGCAAACCCTTCTGGGTGCGGCCTGGGCTGCGTTGGTGCTGTGGTTGAACCCAAGCTTCCTGTGGTGGCTGGTGCCGATTGTCGGTTCGCTGATGCTGTCGATTCCGGTGTCGGTGATTTCCAGCCGGGTCAAGCTGGGCCTCAAGTCCCGTGACGAAAGCCTGTTCCTGATTCCTGAGGAATACGCACCGCCACGTGAGTTGTCGGCTACTGCCGAGTACACCCATGAGAACCGCTACCGCGCGCTGCATGACGGCTTTGTCCGGGCCGTAGTTGATCCGCAGCAGAATGCCTTGGCCTGTGGCCTGGCAACTTCGCGTCACCGTGAGGCCGAACCGATTGAATGGTTGCGGGCCGAGCGCGTGCGCCATGCAATCAAGGTCGGACCTCAGGGTCTGAACAACAATGAGCGCATGGCGCTGTTGAGCGACCCTGTTGCACTGGCGCGCCTGCATGAGCTGGTGTGGAGCGAAGGTCACGAAGACTGGTTGAACGCCTGGC
- a CDS encoding glucan biosynthesis protein G: MRNALVTGSALFCLFGAGQLWAFSLDDVAAEAKTLAEQKYQAPRSNLPNEFRDMKFADYQKIQFNRDKAQWAGDKTPFKLSFYHQGMHFDTPVKINEVTATKVEEIKYDPSRFTFGDVKFDPKATENLGWAGFRVLYPINKADKQDEIMTMLGASYFRVVGKGQIYGLSARGMAIDTALPSGEEFPRFTEFWIEKPKPNDKHLVIFALLDSPRATGAYRFTLRPGMDTVVDVQAQMFLRDKVGKLGIAPLTSMYLFGANQPSKVLNYRRELHDSSGLAIHAGNGEWIWRPLNNPKHLSVSNFSVENPLGFGLLQRGRDFSHYEDLDDRYDKRPSAWIEPKGDWGKGTVNLVEIPTADETNDNIVAFWSPEKQPEPLKPFDFAYRMHWTLDEAALHPTDSAWVKQTLRSTGDVKQSNLIRQPDGSVAYLVDFEGPSLEKLPENAPVRSQVSVGDNADLVENSVRYNPETKGWRLTLRMKIKDPSKATEMRAALVQDVETPAAKPAAPVTKAEKAAAKAKDKQEHNAKDAKAPAAEAAPATPEPVKTEKVLTETWSYQLPADE; encoded by the coding sequence TTGCGCAACGCACTGGTGACGGGCTCTGCGCTCTTTTGCTTGTTCGGTGCGGGTCAACTGTGGGCATTTAGTCTGGATGACGTGGCGGCTGAGGCGAAGACCCTGGCTGAACAGAAATACCAAGCGCCACGCAGTAATCTGCCGAACGAATTCCGCGACATGAAGTTCGCGGATTATCAAAAGATTCAGTTCAACCGCGACAAAGCCCAGTGGGCAGGGGATAAAACCCCTTTCAAACTGTCCTTCTATCACCAGGGCATGCATTTCGACACGCCGGTGAAAATCAATGAAGTGACTGCCACCAAGGTCGAAGAGATCAAGTACGACCCGAGCCGTTTCACCTTCGGTGACGTCAAGTTCGACCCCAAGGCCACCGAAAATCTCGGCTGGGCCGGTTTCCGCGTGCTGTATCCGATCAACAAGGCGGATAAGCAGGACGAAATCATGACCATGCTCGGCGCGAGCTACTTTCGCGTAGTGGGCAAAGGGCAGATCTACGGTCTGTCGGCTCGTGGCATGGCAATCGACACGGCATTGCCATCGGGCGAAGAGTTCCCGCGCTTCACCGAGTTCTGGATTGAAAAGCCCAAGCCCAATGACAAGCATCTGGTGATTTTCGCCTTGCTCGATTCGCCACGTGCGACCGGTGCTTACCGCTTTACCCTGCGTCCAGGCATGGACACTGTGGTCGACGTCCAGGCGCAAATGTTCCTGCGTGACAAAGTGGGCAAGCTGGGCATCGCTCCGCTGACCAGCATGTACCTGTTCGGCGCCAATCAGCCGTCCAAAGTCCTCAACTACCGTCGCGAACTGCACGATTCGTCGGGCCTGGCGATCCATGCCGGCAATGGCGAGTGGATCTGGCGTCCGCTGAACAACCCGAAACATCTTTCGGTCAGCAACTTCTCGGTCGAAAACCCGCTGGGCTTTGGCTTGCTGCAACGTGGCCGCGACTTCAGCCACTATGAAGACCTCGACGACCGCTACGACAAGCGCCCAAGCGCCTGGATCGAGCCAAAAGGCGATTGGGGCAAGGGCACTGTAAACCTGGTGGAAATTCCGACTGCTGACGAAACCAACGACAATATCGTTGCGTTCTGGAGCCCGGAAAAACAGCCTGAGCCGCTTAAACCGTTTGATTTCGCTTACCGCATGCACTGGACCCTGGATGAGGCTGCCCTGCACCCGACTGACAGCGCGTGGGTCAAACAGACCCTGCGTTCGACTGGCGACGTCAAGCAGTCCAACCTGATCCGTCAGCCAGACGGCAGCGTGGCGTACCTGGTCGACTTCGAAGGCCCGTCGCTTGAGAAACTGCCTGAAAATGCACCCGTGCGTAGCCAGGTCAGTGTTGGCGACAATGCCGATCTGGTTGAAAACAGCGTGCGCTACAACCCTGAGACCAAAGGCTGGCGCCTGACCCTGCGGATGAAAATCAAAGATCCGAGCAAGGCCACGGAAATGCGTGCGGCACTGGTCCAGGATGTAGAAACGCCGGCGGCCAAACCTGCAGCCCCTGTTACCAAAGCTGAAAAAGCTGCGGCCAAGGCCAAGGACAAGCAAGAGCACAACGCCAAGGACGCCAAGGCGCCTGCGGCCGAAGCTGCCCCGGCCACGCCGGAACCGGTCAAGACTGAGAAAGTGTTGACTGAGACCTGGAGCTACCAGTTGCCCGCCGATGAGTAA
- the dtd gene encoding D-aminoacyl-tRNA deacylase translates to MKGLLQRVSGARVEVGGEIVGSIDQGLLVLVAVEPGDTEANAAKLLHKLLNYRVFSDEEGKMNLSLADINGGLLLVSQFTLAADTKSGLRPSFSTAAPPALAEALFNHLLSEAARLHPTVESGRFGADMQVHLVNDGPVTFLLST, encoded by the coding sequence ATGAAGGGGCTGTTACAACGCGTCAGTGGCGCACGGGTAGAGGTCGGCGGGGAGATTGTCGGTTCAATTGATCAGGGCTTGCTGGTGCTGGTTGCTGTCGAGCCGGGTGACACCGAGGCGAATGCCGCCAAGCTGCTGCACAAATTGCTTAATTATCGGGTTTTCAGCGATGAGGAAGGCAAGATGAACCTGTCGCTGGCCGACATCAACGGCGGTTTGCTGCTGGTTTCACAGTTCACCCTCGCCGCCGATACCAAAAGCGGCCTGCGCCCGAGTTTCTCCACGGCAGCGCCCCCTGCGCTGGCCGAGGCGCTGTTCAATCACCTGCTGAGCGAAGCCGCACGCCTGCATCCGACCGTCGAATCGGGTCGCTTCGGAGCCGATATGCAGGTGCATTTAGTCAACGACGGCCCGGTTACATTTTTGTTAAGTACCTAA
- the pip gene encoding prolyl aminopeptidase: MQTLFPQIKPYARHELAVEEPHVLYIDESGSPDGLPVVFVHGGPGSGCDANSRCYFDPNLYRIITFDQRGCGRSTPHASLDNNTTWDLVADMERIRLFLGIDKWVLFGGSWGSTLSLAYAQSHPDRVHGLILRGIFLARPQEIEWFYQSGASRIFPDYWQDYVAPIPEEERHDLLGAFHQRLTGNDQIAQMHAAKAWATWEGRAATLRPNPQVVDRFCEPHRALSIARIECHYFMNSAFLESNQLIRDMHKIAHLPGVIVHGRYDMICPLDNAWELHQNWPDSELQVIRDAGHVASEPGITDALVRATEQMARRLLRLQPDEA; encoded by the coding sequence ATGCAAACCTTGTTCCCGCAGATCAAACCCTACGCCCGGCATGAACTGGCAGTGGAAGAGCCACACGTGCTCTACATTGATGAAAGTGGCTCCCCGGACGGCTTGCCGGTGGTGTTTGTCCACGGGGGGCCGGGATCTGGTTGCGATGCCAACAGCCGCTGCTATTTCGATCCCAACCTGTACCGCATCATCACGTTCGATCAGCGCGGTTGCGGGCGTTCGACTCCCCACGCGAGCCTGGATAACAACACGACCTGGGATCTGGTGGCCGACATGGAGCGGATTCGTCTGTTCTTGGGCATCGACAAATGGGTGCTGTTTGGCGGCTCGTGGGGCTCGACGCTGTCGCTGGCCTATGCGCAAAGCCATCCGGACCGGGTGCACGGCCTGATCCTGCGCGGGATCTTTCTGGCCCGGCCACAAGAAATCGAATGGTTCTACCAGTCGGGGGCAAGCCGGATCTTCCCGGATTACTGGCAAGATTATGTGGCGCCCATTCCAGAGGAAGAGCGTCATGATCTGTTGGGGGCTTTTCATCAGCGTCTCACCGGCAACGACCAGATTGCCCAGATGCATGCGGCCAAGGCGTGGGCGACCTGGGAAGGGCGTGCCGCTACCTTGCGCCCTAACCCGCAGGTGGTCGACCGCTTCTGCGAGCCGCACCGGGCCTTGTCGATTGCCCGGATCGAGTGCCATTACTTCATGAACAGCGCGTTTCTGGAGTCCAACCAACTGATCCGCGACATGCACAAGATTGCCCACTTGCCGGGTGTGATCGTGCACGGTCGTTACGACATGATTTGCCCGCTGGACAATGCCTGGGAGCTGCATCAGAACTGGCCCGACAGCGAGCTGCAAGTGATTCGCGATGCCGGGCACGTGGCGTCTGAGCCCGGTATTACCGATGCGCTGGTGCGTGCAACTGAGCAAATGGCCCGCCGTCTGCTGCGTTTGCAGCCCGACGAAGCATGA
- the hutG gene encoding N-formylglutamate deformylase, with protein MDKVLTFKQGRVPLLISMPHAGLKLTPAVKAGLIPEAQSLPDTDWHIPQLYDFAQALGASTLAAEYSRFVIDLNRPEDDAPMYVGATTGLFPATLFDGVPLFREGQVPSAAERATYLEQIWKPYHQTLQQELKRLKDEFGYALLFDAHSIRSQVPHLFDGRLPDFNLGTFNGASCDPALARDLEAICAEHPAYSHVLNGRFKGGHITRHYGSPVDNIHAVQLELAQCTYMEEFEPFKYRQDLAAPTQGVLRQLLTRIIEWGQQRYA; from the coding sequence GTGGATAAGGTTCTGACATTCAAACAGGGTCGCGTGCCATTGCTGATCAGCATGCCCCACGCGGGCTTGAAGCTGACCCCGGCAGTCAAAGCAGGTCTGATCCCCGAGGCGCAAAGCCTGCCGGACACCGACTGGCATATCCCGCAGCTTTACGATTTTGCTCAAGCGCTGGGGGCCAGCACCCTGGCGGCCGAGTATTCGCGCTTTGTGATCGACCTCAATCGCCCCGAAGACGATGCGCCGATGTATGTAGGTGCAACCACCGGCCTGTTCCCGGCCACGCTGTTCGACGGCGTACCGTTGTTTCGCGAGGGGCAGGTGCCGTCGGCGGCAGAGCGGGCAACGTATCTGGAGCAGATCTGGAAGCCTTACCACCAGACCTTGCAGCAAGAGCTCAAACGCCTCAAGGATGAGTTTGGCTACGCGCTGTTGTTCGACGCGCACTCCATTCGCTCACAGGTGCCGCATCTGTTTGATGGCCGCCTGCCGGACTTCAACCTGGGGACCTTCAATGGCGCCAGTTGCGACCCGGCCCTGGCCCGAGATCTGGAGGCGATTTGCGCTGAGCACCCGGCCTACAGCCACGTGCTGAACGGGCGTTTCAAGGGCGGACATATCACCCGCCATTACGGCAGCCCTGTGGATAACATTCATGCGGTGCAACTGGAGCTGGCGCAGTGCACCTATATGGAAGAGTTCGAGCCGTTCAAGTATCGCCAGGATCTGGCCGCGCCGACTCAAGGGGTGCTCCGGCAATTGCTGACGCGGATCATCGAGTGGGGCCAACAGCGCTACGCGTAA
- the hutI gene encoding imidazolonepropionase → MKTLWQHCNVATMANGTYSIIEDAAIVTRDEFIEWIGPRLQLPAGEYGRTRELEGAWVTPGLIDCHTHTVFGGNRSGEFEQRLQGVSYAEIAAAGGGIASTVRATRAASEDELFASARERLICLLRDGVTSVEIKSGYGLSLESERKILRVIRRLGQELPVTVRSTCLAAHALPPEYKDRADDYIEHICSEMLPALAAEGLVDAVDAFCEYLAFSPAQVERVFKVAQALELPVKLHAEQLSSLHGSSLAARYQALSADHLEFMTEEDAIAMAKAGTVAVLLPGAFYFLRETQLPPMDALRKHGVKIAIASDLNPGTSPGLSLRLMLNMACTLFRMTPEEALAGVTQHAATALGMGETHGSLEPGKVADFVAWNIDRPADLAYWLGGDLDKRVVRNGVDVEL, encoded by the coding sequence ATGAAAACCCTGTGGCAGCACTGCAATGTCGCGACCATGGCCAACGGTACGTACTCGATCATCGAGGATGCGGCCATTGTGACCCGTGACGAGTTCATTGAGTGGATAGGCCCGCGTCTGCAATTGCCAGCGGGCGAGTACGGTCGGACCCGCGAACTGGAAGGCGCGTGGGTTACCCCGGGGCTCATCGATTGCCATACGCATACGGTATTTGGCGGTAACCGCAGCGGCGAGTTCGAGCAACGTCTGCAAGGCGTTAGTTATGCAGAAATCGCCGCTGCCGGTGGTGGTATTGCCAGTACCGTGCGTGCGACCCGTGCTGCCAGCGAAGACGAATTGTTCGCCAGTGCCCGTGAGCGCTTGATCTGTTTGCTGCGCGATGGTGTGACCAGCGTCGAGATCAAGTCCGGTTACGGACTGAGTCTTGAGAGTGAGCGCAAAATCCTGCGGGTGATTCGTCGCCTTGGCCAGGAGTTGCCGGTGACGGTGCGCAGCACCTGTCTGGCAGCCCACGCCTTGCCACCGGAATACAAGGACCGTGCTGACGACTACATCGAGCATATCTGCAGTGAAATGCTCCCCGCGCTGGCGGCTGAAGGGCTGGTGGATGCGGTAGATGCTTTCTGCGAATACCTGGCGTTTTCGCCCGCGCAGGTCGAACGGGTGTTCAAAGTGGCCCAGGCGCTGGAGTTGCCGGTAAAACTGCATGCCGAGCAACTGTCGTCCTTGCACGGTTCCAGCCTGGCGGCGCGCTATCAGGCGCTGTCGGCGGATCATCTGGAGTTCATGACTGAAGAAGACGCTATTGCCATGGCAAAAGCCGGCACCGTTGCGGTGCTGTTGCCGGGCGCGTTTTACTTCCTGCGTGAAACGCAACTGCCGCCCATGGATGCCTTGCGCAAGCACGGGGTGAAAATCGCTATCGCCAGTGACCTCAACCCCGGCACGTCGCCAGGCTTGTCGCTGCGCCTGATGCTGAACATGGCCTGTACCTTGTTCCGCATGACGCCTGAAGAAGCCCTGGCCGGCGTGACGCAGCACGCAGCCACGGCATTGGGCATGGGCGAAACCCACGGTTCGCTGGAACCGGGCAAAGTGGCCGACTTTGTAGCCTGGAATATCGATCGCCCGGCAGACCTGGCCTACTGGCTGGGCGGTGATCTGGATAAACGCGTCGTGCGCAATGGCGTCGACGTCGAGCTTTAG